The genomic region GAGGCGGGGTCGAGGTCGCCCCCGCCGGGAGCATGTTCGAATCTGTGTTCGAACTTGTTCCCAAGGTACACGCCCCCACCGACAGTGGGTCAAGGATCGTGGCGGGGCCCTGTGGAGGAGCGCCGCCGACGGCTCAGGAGGCGGCGATCCGGTCGTGCGTGGCGCTGAGGTAGCGGTCGGTGTCGGGGTGGAACATGGTGACCAGGATCGCGACCTCGACCACCAGCGAGAGGTAGCTGAGCACCACGAAGACCTGGGGCGGCTCGACGCGGATGCCGCTCAGGGTCGCGACCGCCGTCATCACCACCAGCACCGCCAGGCACACCCGCGCCCAGTGGTGGCCGTTGCGGAAGAAGACCAGCAGCACCCCCATCAGCATCGCCATCACCACGAAGAGCACCGCGGCGACCGGGAAGAACTGCGGGACCGCGATCGGCTGCTCCTCGATCAGGTAGTCGAGACCCTGCCGCTCGAGGATCTCGGCGGCCGAGCGGTGCCCCCGCGCCCAGTTGAGCACCAGGTCGTCGCGCAGCACCGCCGTCAGGACCACGGTCAGGGCCCCCAGCGCCAGCAGCACCAGGTGCAGCCGCAGGCACGCCCTCAGCGCGCGCGGTCGTTCCAGGCGGTCGTCGTCCATGACGGCCCTCTCTCGTGCGTGGTCTCGTGCGTGGTCTCGTGGTCCGGGGGCGGCAGCCGGGTGCGGGGCACCCGGTGCGAACTCTAGGGTCGCAGCCATGAGCACCGAGCACCCGGGCATCGCCCGGTTCCGCGCCGAGCTGGCCCGCCTGGGTGGGCACGGCGAGGTCGTCGTCCTGCCCGACGCCGTCCACACCGCCGCGCTGGCCGCCGAGGCCCTGGGCTGCGAGGTGGGCGCGATCGCCAACAGCCTGCTCTTCGACGCCGGCGGCTCGCCGGTGCTGGTGCTGACCTCGGGCGCGCACCGGGTCGACGTGCGGGCGCTCGCCGAGCGCATCGGGGTCGAGCGCCTCGCCCGGGCCGGCCCCGACTTCGTGCGCGAGCACACGGGGCAGGTGATCGGCGGGGTCTCCCCCCTCGCCCACCCGGCGCCGGTGCCGACGTACCTCGACGAGTGGCTGGCGCGCCACGAGGTCGTCTGGGCGGCCGCGGGCCACCCCGCCGCCGTCTTCTCGACCTCCTTCGAGGAGCTGCGCCAGATGACCGGCGCCGGCGTCGTCGACGTCGAGGCCCCGCCGGCCTGAGCCGCCTGGCTAGTCTGTGCCCGTGGCGAGGGTCGTGGTGGTCGGGGGCGGGTACGCCGGCCTCGCCACCGCCGGCCGGCTCGCCAAGACCGGCCACGACGTCACCCTCCTCGAGCGTGCCGCGACCCTCGGCGGGGCCCTGGGCTCGGTGCACGCCGACGGCTACCGCTGGGACGCCGGCCCGACGTCGACGCTGCTTCCCGCGGTGCTGCGCGACCTGTTCCGCAAGACCGGGCGCCCGCTCGAGCGCGAGCTCGACCTGGTCGCGCTGGAGACGGTGCGCACGCACCGCTTCGTCGACGGCTCCGAGCTGGCCCTGCCCGGCGGGTCGCGCTCGGGGCAGCTGCGGGCGGTGGAGGAGCTCTCCCCCGGCCAGGGCCAGGCGTGGCTCGACCACGTCGCGGCCTACACCGACGACTGGGAGGTGCTGCGCCGCCACTACCTCGAGCAGCCGTGGGAGCGCACCTCGCTGCCGGCCGACCTCAAGGAGCGGCTGGGCTCGCGCGAGACCCTGCAGCGGCGGCTGCGCCGCACGCTCAAGGACGACCGGCTGCGCGACGTCGCGGCCCACCCCTTCGTCACCGACGGCCACGCCGTCCGCGACGTCCCCGCCTGGATGGGCCTGGTGGCCTACCTCGAGCAGCGCTTCGGGTCCTGGACGGTGCCCGGCGGGATGGCACGGGTCGGCGAGGTGCTCGCCGCGCGGATGAGCACCCGCGGGGTCGACGTGCGCCTGCGCACCGTCGTGCGCGACGTCGTGGTGCGCGGCGGCCGGGCCGTGGCGGTCAGCACCGACGACGGCGAGGTCGACGCCGACGTCGTCGTCTGCGCGATCGACCCCCGCGGCCTGCCGGCACTGGCCAGGCTGGTCGAGCGCACCATGCCGGCGATCCCGCCCGTCGTGTGCCACGTGGGGCTGAGCGGTGACCTGCCCGAGGTGCCCCACGAGCTCGTGCTGCACGGCGACCCCACGCTGGTGGTGCGCACCGGCGGCGAGGCCCCCGACGGCGGCGCCGCCTGGACCGTGCAGGGCCGCGGCCGCCTGGCCGAGGACGTGCTGGTCGCGCTGGCACGGCACCGCATCGACGTGCGCGGCCAGGTCGTCACCCGGGTCGACCGCTCCCCGCGCGACCTCGTCGAGGCCTGGGGCGGCTCACCGCTCGGCCTGCTGTGGCAGGGCCGGGCCACGGTGCAGCGCCGCCTCGGCCCCGACACGCCCGTGCCCGGTGTGTACGCCGCCGGCGCGCACGCGACACCGGGCGCGGGGCTGCCCTTCGTGGGGCTGTCGGCGGCCCTGGTGGCCCAGTGCGTGGGACCCGCCTGACACCGCGGCGACGGCCACGGCCCCTGCCGGCCCGTCAGGGGCGGACGTCGAGCTTCTCGAAGATCTCGCGCGTGGCCTTCGACCGGTTCAGCGTGTAGAAGTGCAGCCCCGGTGCTCCGCCCTCGAGCAGCTCCTGGCACAGCTCGGCGGCCTGGGTGATGCCCTCGGCGCGCATCGAGACCGGGTCGCCGTCGTGGGCGCTGATGCGCTCGACCACGTCGGCGGGCACGTCGGTGCCGATGAGCTCGCCCTGGCGGCGGATCGCCTGCAGGTTCAGGATCGGCATGATGCCCGGCAGGATCGGCAGGTCCACGCCCCGCTCACGCACCCGCTCGACGAGCGAGAAGTAGTCGGCGGCCCGGAAGAACATCTGGGTCACGGCGAACTCGGCGCCGGCGCGGGCCTTGGCGACAAGCACGTCGGCGTCGTGCTCGAGCGAGGCCGACGAGGGGTGCCGCTCGGGGAACGCCGCGACGCCGATGCGGAACTCGCGACGGGCGGCGACCAGCTCGACCAGCTGGTCGGCGTGGTCGAGGCCGCCCTCGGTGGGCGTCCACTCGGCGCGCGGGCCCTCGGTGGGGTCGCCGCGCAGGGCCATCACGTGGTGGACGCCGGCGGCGGCGTACTCGTCGAGGATCTGCTCGAGCTCGGTGCGGGTGTGCCCCACGCAGGTCAGGTGGGCCATCGGCAGCATCGAGGTCTCGCGCGCGATCCGTCCGGTCAGGCGCAC from Nocardioides salarius harbors:
- a CDS encoding YbaK/EbsC family protein, which encodes MSTEHPGIARFRAELARLGGHGEVVVLPDAVHTAALAAEALGCEVGAIANSLLFDAGGSPVLVLTSGAHRVDVRALAERIGVERLARAGPDFVREHTGQVIGGVSPLAHPAPVPTYLDEWLARHEVVWAAAGHPAAVFSTSFEELRQMTGAGVVDVEAPPA
- a CDS encoding phytoene desaturase family protein — encoded protein: MARVVVVGGGYAGLATAGRLAKTGHDVTLLERAATLGGALGSVHADGYRWDAGPTSTLLPAVLRDLFRKTGRPLERELDLVALETVRTHRFVDGSELALPGGSRSGQLRAVEELSPGQGQAWLDHVAAYTDDWEVLRRHYLEQPWERTSLPADLKERLGSRETLQRRLRRTLKDDRLRDVAAHPFVTDGHAVRDVPAWMGLVAYLEQRFGSWTVPGGMARVGEVLAARMSTRGVDVRLRTVVRDVVVRGGRAVAVSTDDGEVDADVVVCAIDPRGLPALARLVERTMPAIPPVVCHVGLSGDLPEVPHELVLHGDPTLVVRTGGEAPDGGAAWTVQGRGRLAEDVLVALARHRIDVRGQVVTRVDRSPRDLVEAWGGSPLGLLWQGRATVQRRLGPDTPVPGVYAAGAHATPGAGLPFVGLSAALVAQCVGPA
- the metF gene encoding methylenetetrahydrofolate reductase [NAD(P)H] produces the protein MTIGRGRALTDLIAAGGRSFSFEFFPPKDEAGEAQLWDAVRALEPYDPTFVSVTYGAGGSSRGTTVRLTGRIARETSMLPMAHLTCVGHTRTELEQILDEYAAAGVHHVMALRGDPTEGPRAEWTPTEGGLDHADQLVELVAARREFRIGVAAFPERHPSSASLEHDADVLVAKARAGAEFAVTQMFFRAADYFSLVERVRERGVDLPILPGIMPILNLQAIRRQGELIGTDVPADVVERISAHDGDPVSMRAEGITQAAELCQELLEGGAPGLHFYTLNRSKATREIFEKLDVRP